One genomic window of Motacilla alba alba isolate MOTALB_02 chromosome 3, Motacilla_alba_V1.0_pri, whole genome shotgun sequence includes the following:
- the ERO1B gene encoding ERO1-like protein beta — MSGGSGGRNAAARARPAARLLAVLGCVLTAEAQLTGVLDDCLCDIESIDDFNTFKIFPKIQKLQERDYFRYYKVNLKRPCPFWADDGHCSIKDCHVEPCPESKIPVGIKAGSSNKYSKAANNSKELEDCEQANKLGAVNSTLSNQSKEAFIDWARYDDSQDHFCELDDERSPDAQYVDLLLNPERYTGYKGPSAWRVWNSIYEENCFKPRSVYRPLNPLAPSRGGDDGESFYTWLEGLCLEKRVFYKLISGLHASINLHLCANYLLEETWGKPRWGPNVKEFTRRFDPAETKGEGPRRLKNLYFLYLIELRALSKVAPYFERAVVDLYTGNGHEDAESKALLLDIFRDTKSFHMHFDEKSMFAGDKKGAKSLKEEFRLHFKNISRIMDCVGCDKCRLWGKLQTQGLGTALKILFSEKEIQSLPENSPSKGFQLTRQEIVALVNAFGRLSTSIKELQNFKVLLQQTR, encoded by the exons ATGAGCGGCGGCAGTGGCGGCCGGAACGCGGCGGCGAGGGCACGGCCGGCAGCGCGGCTGCTGGCGGTGCTCGGCTGCGTCCTGACAGCGGAGGCCCAG CTCACAGGAGTCCTAGATGATTGTTTATGTGACATAGAAAGCATTGATGACTTCAACACTTTCAAGATCTTTCCCAAAATACAGAAACTGCAAGAACGTGATTACTTCAGATATTACAAG GTCAACCTGAAGAGACCATGCCCATTTTGGGCTGATGATGGCCATTGTTCTATCAAAGACTGTCATGTAGAGCCTTGTCCTGAG agcAAAATACCTGTCGGAATTAAGGCTGGGAGCTCTAATAAA TattcaaaagcagcaaataattCCAAAGAATTGGAAGACTGTGAGCAAGCTAACAAGCTGGGAGCGGTTAACAGTACCTTAAG taaCCAAAGTAAGGAGGCTTTCATTGACTGGGCAAGATACGATGATTCACAGGATCATTTTTGTGAACTTGATG aTGAGAGATCTCCAGATGCACAGTATGTGGATTTGCTGCTGAATCCAGAACGTTACACTGGATACAAGGGGCCTTCTGCTTGGAGAGTATGGAACAGCATTTATGAAGAAAACTGCTTCAA GCCTCGATCTGTCTATCGTCCTTTAAATCCACTGGCGCCTAGTAGGG gAGGAGATGATG GAGAATCTTTCTACACGTGGCTAGAAG GTCTGTGCCTTGAGAAAAGAGTGTTTTATAAACTCATTTCTGGACTCCATGCTAGCATCAACTTGCATCTATGTGCAAATTACCTTCTTGAAG AAACATGGGGGAAGCCCCGCTGGGGACCAAATGTGAAAGAGTTCACTCGCCGCTTTGACCCTGCTGAAACGAAAGGAGAGGGACCAAGGAGGCTCAAGAACTTGTATTTCCTGTACTTGATAGAGCTGCGTGCTTTGTCAAAGGTTGCTCCGTACTTTGAGCGTGCCGTTGTTGACCTTTACACAGGCAATGGCCACGAGGATGCTGAATCTAAAGCTCTCTTACTAGATATCTTCAGGGATACCAA GTCCTTCCATATGCACTTTGATGAGAAGTCCATGTTTGCTGGAGATAAAAAAGGAGCCAAGTCACTAAAG GAAGAATTCAGATTGCATTTCAAGAACATCTCCCGCATAATGGACTGTGTTGGATGTGACAAATGCAGGCTGTGGGGCAAGCTGCAG ACTCAAGGCTTAGGAACTGCTCTGAAGATCttgttttctgagaaagaaataCAGAGCCTTCCTGAGAATAGCCCATCAAAAGGTTTTCAGCTCACACGGCAAGAAATAGTTGCTCTTGTAAATGCCTTTGGAAG gctTTCCACAAGTATAAAAGAGTTGcagaattttaaagttttattacAACAAACTAGGTAA